The sequence TCTCTAGAGGATTAAGCAAAACAGTGCACATTCTGATTATAGATGATCTTCTCAGCCCGCTGATTTGCCCACTTTCACAGAATCTGGTAGATTCAAGCGTTGTATTTAGGTTAACAGCGAATCTGCAATCGATTCTATAAAGAGGAATAACCAAGAAATGAAAACATTAGAGGATATTCGCCAGGACAAAGACCTCCAATCTCAAATCCGTTGGGACTTAAAGCCCCGGGAAAGGTACCGGCGTACCGGTGCGGAAACCCTGGAAGAAATGGACCGGATTCAAAAGGAATTGGAAGCCCGGGTTGGCCATTATTTCTACATAGATGTACGGTATCAACAAGCCGCACTCTACCTCTACGAAAATTACCCGGACGGCTCGGGCAAATTCGTCGCAGAAATAACGGAGATTCCGGAACAAATGCTTCGTGAAGCGGTGGAGGAAGCTGGTGCCGATTTGGAAAAAGACGGGCGATACCCTATAAACGACCCCATAAAAACCTGGCTAAAAAGCCGCCTGGCGGAGTAGATGACATAGATAATATCGTGTAACCTTCCGTACCTACCGAAATCTACAGCGTTTAGGACTAGAACCCTAGCCCTACAATCGGATATGCTTTTTCTTGACAAGACCCTGGGTTAATGATTAATTTAGCTTACAAGTAATCAGGCTAAAAAAAACATATGTTCAGAACGTTTTATTGTTGGGTTGCCATAGTTTTTTGGACATTTTTTTGGGGCGTAATTGGTGTTTTTTTATCATTAACCTTTCCCCGATGGGTGAATAGATACGCCATAAGACCATGGGGACGGTTCATACTTTCATCCTGTGGCATTAAAGTGGAGCTGGAGGGAAAGGAAAACCTTCCCCAAGAACCCTCCGTAATCATGTACAACCATCAGAGCTCATTCGATATATTCGCATTCTGCGGCTATCTCCCTATCGAGTGGAAGGCGGTTATGAAAAAAGAGGTGGCCAGCGTTCCTTTCGTCGGATGGGTGTCGAGAATAACCGGAAACTATTTTGTGGAGAGGGACGGCTCGAGCAGGGATACACAGGAGATCAGAAAAATTGCGGAGAGAATCAGGTCAGGCCCCTCGGTTTTAATAGCGCCAGAGGGAACAAGAAGCCCGGACGGCAAGTTGCTTCCGTTCAAAAAGGGCGGGTTTGTGGTGGCTATTTATGCCA comes from Thermodesulfobacteriota bacterium and encodes:
- a CDS encoding lysophospholipid acyltransferase family protein, with the translated sequence MNRYAIRPWGRFILSSCGIKVELEGKENLPQEPSVIMYNHQSSFDIFAFCGYLPIEWKAVMKKEVASVPFVGWVSRITGNYFVERDGSSRDTQEIRKIAERIRSGPSVLIAPEGTRSPDGKLLPFKKGGFVVAIYAKVPVVPMVITGGKEIMSRGSKRINRGNMKIKILPPIDVKHLPPGKEGREILMERVRNEMLRALGQGERVKVAL